In one window of Dehalococcoidia bacterium DNA:
- a CDS encoding ATP-binding protein, which translates to MIGRPHLPEHAGRYLGQVIGGSLAEGLAVKLDPAVSPEEVKAGILATVVGETHRFVGVVTNIELKASDPSLPLLVDKGSSLLAQAARGSVAYAVLTLRPSVTLPLVGTSSSTVQPARSIPGHFAPVHLATPADVAAIYGTEDDQHFWVGNPLDLDAKVCLNLPLFVMRSNGIFGKTGSGKSFLARILLAGILQTGTAGILVFDMHNDYGWQARSEEGHTVKGLKQLFPSKVALFTLDEEWTRRRGVTPDHVVHIPRTALEPEDIALLQATLNLTDVQVETVFALRDHLGQGWLDTFCARRAHAEAWKALREAIAASASTMDALWRHLRPIQRYPFLTDKDEEVSSVQTILHTLARGMTVVLEFGRYRDDLTAYVLVANYLTRRIHERYVQQSEEAQTDQAKKPKPLLIVIEEAHKFLAPSVARLTTFGTIAREMRKYYVTLLVIDQRPSQIDPEVRSQLGTRIVCKLDDEQDLDAVVERTPGGRELKAVLASMEAKQQALIFGEAVPVPVLVRVRPYGPAFYEAVASRALSAQDGDALFG; encoded by the coding sequence ATGATCGGACGCCCGCATCTGCCGGAACACGCCGGGCGCTACTTGGGGCAGGTGATCGGGGGCTCCCTGGCCGAGGGCTTGGCGGTGAAACTGGACCCGGCCGTCTCGCCCGAGGAGGTGAAGGCGGGCATTTTGGCCACCGTGGTGGGCGAAACCCATCGTTTTGTGGGCGTAGTTACCAACATTGAACTGAAGGCCAGCGACCCCTCCCTGCCCTTGCTGGTGGACAAGGGGTCATCCTTACTGGCCCAGGCGGCGCGGGGAAGCGTCGCTTACGCAGTCCTCACCCTGCGCCCAAGCGTTACCCTGCCCTTGGTGGGCACCTCCTCCTCCACAGTGCAACCGGCGCGGAGTATCCCCGGCCATTTCGCCCCCGTCCACCTGGCCACCCCAGCCGATGTGGCCGCTATCTACGGCACGGAAGATGACCAGCATTTCTGGGTGGGTAACCCCCTGGACCTAGACGCTAAGGTCTGCCTCAACCTGCCCCTTTTCGTGATGCGGAGCAACGGCATCTTTGGCAAGACGGGGTCGGGCAAGTCGTTTCTTGCCCGCATCCTGCTGGCGGGCATCCTGCAGACTGGCACAGCGGGGATTCTGGTGTTTGACATGCACAACGACTACGGCTGGCAGGCCCGCAGTGAGGAGGGGCATACTGTGAAGGGCTTGAAGCAGTTGTTCCCCTCCAAGGTAGCCCTGTTCACCTTAGACGAGGAGTGGACACGGCGACGGGGTGTTACCCCCGACCACGTGGTGCACATTCCCCGCACCGCGCTGGAGCCAGAGGACATCGCCCTTCTGCAGGCCACTTTGAACCTCACCGATGTGCAGGTGGAGACGGTATTCGCCCTGCGCGATCACCTGGGCCAGGGGTGGCTGGACACTTTCTGTGCGCGGCGCGCCCACGCTGAGGCGTGGAAGGCTCTGCGCGAAGCCATCGCTGCCTCGGCCAGCACCATGGACGCCCTCTGGCGACACCTACGGCCCATCCAGCGTTACCCCTTCCTCACCGACAAGGACGAAGAGGTCTCGTCGGTGCAGACCATTCTGCACACTCTAGCCCGCGGGATGACGGTGGTGCTGGAGTTCGGGCGCTACCGGGATGACCTGACCGCCTATGTGCTCGTGGCCAACTACCTCACCCGTCGTATCCACGAGCGGTATGTGCAACAAAGTGAGGAGGCACAGACGGATCAGGCCAAAAAGCCCAAACCCCTGCTGATCGTCATTGAGGAGGCTCATAAGTTCCTAGCCCCCTCGGTAGCCCGCCTGACCACCTTCGGCACCATCGCCCGGGAGATGCGCAAGTATTATGTTACCCTTCTGGTGATAGATCAGCGCCCTAGCCAGATAGACCCCGAGGTGCGCAGTCAATTGGGCACCCGCATCGTGTGCAAACTGGACGACGAGCAGGACTTGGACGCCGTGGTGGAGCGGACGCCCGGGGGGCGGGAGCTGAAAGCGGTGCTGGCCTCTATGGAGGCGAAACAGCAGGCCCTCATCTTCGGGGAAGCCGTGCCCGTACCCGTGTTGGTGCGGGTGCGCCCCTACGGCCCCGCCTTTTACGAGGCCGTGGCGTCCCGGGCGTTGTCGGCCCAAGACGGGGATGCCCTGTTCGGGTAG
- the moaD gene encoding molybdopterin converting factor subunit 1, whose protein sequence is MRVTVRLFALYRERLGTDALILEVPEGARVADLLPVLTRLYPRLLPLVENTRVAVNLEFAELSQVLQAGDEVALIPPVSGGALCS, encoded by the coding sequence GTGCGGGTAACGGTGCGCCTGTTTGCCCTGTATCGGGAGCGCTTGGGGACGGATGCTCTTATCCTGGAGGTGCCGGAGGGGGCACGGGTCGCCGACCTGCTCCCAGTGTTGACCCGACTCTACCCCCGCCTGCTCCCCCTTGTGGAGAATACACGTGTGGCGGTGAACTTGGAGTTTGCCGAGCTTTCCCAAGTGCTGCAGGCAGGGGATGAGGTAGCCCTTATCCCGCCGGTGAGTGGAGGGGCGCTGTGCTCCTAA
- the rpmD gene encoding 50S ribosomal protein L30 codes for MGKVLRITLVRSPIGSKAYHKKTLETLGLRRLSQSVLREDSPSLQGLLHTVRHLVRVEEMPEEPSAKPPNEMR; via the coding sequence ATGGGTAAAGTGCTGCGCATCACCCTGGTGCGGAGCCCTATCGGCTCCAAAGCCTACCACAAGAAGACTTTGGAGACCTTGGGCTTACGCCGACTATCTCAAAGTGTTCTGCGGGAGGACTCGCCCTCCTTGCAAGGCTTGCTCCACACCGTGCGGCACCTCGTCCGGGTGGAGGAGATGCCTGAAGAGCCGTCCGCGAAGCCCCCCAATGAAATGAGGTAG
- the rplX gene encoding 50S ribosomal protein L24 translates to MALKIRKGDTVMVMVGKDRGKKGRVQRVFPKEQRILVEGVNILKRHLRRRPGVRQAGIVALEAPIHWSKVRLVCPHCQKPVRVGFRTLEDGRKVRVCKKCSETIEISR, encoded by the coding sequence ATGGCCCTAAAAATCCGCAAAGGGGATACTGTGATGGTCATGGTAGGCAAGGACCGGGGTAAGAAGGGCCGCGTCCAGCGGGTCTTCCCTAAGGAACAACGCATCCTGGTGGAGGGGGTGAATATCCTGAAGCGTCATCTGCGCCGTCGCCCCGGGGTGCGTCAAGCGGGGATTGTGGCGTTAGAGGCGCCTATTCATTGGTCTAAGGTGCGTCTGGTGTGCCCCCATTGCCAGAAGCCGGTGCGAGTGGGGTTTCGCACCCTGGAGGACGGGCGTAAAGTGAGGGTTTGCAAGAAATGCAGCGAGACGATCGAGATCAGCCGGTAA
- a CDS encoding type Z 30S ribosomal protein S14 → MRTPKYAVRKRNRCSLCGRPRAYIRHFGLCRICFRTLALRGELPGVRKASW, encoded by the coding sequence TTGCGGACGCCCAAGTACGCTGTCCGCAAGCGCAACCGGTGCTCCCTGTGTGGGAGGCCCAGGGCATACATTCGCCACTTCGGGCTGTGCCGCATCTGTTTCCGCACTCTCGCCCTGAGGGGGGAACTGCCCGGGGTGCGTAAGGCCAGCTGGTAG
- a CDS encoding DNA double-strand break repair nuclease NurA, with translation MSLDLPATMRQLEAVAERLRQGLAEYMARLDALAAFARTLPLEALRRAAQESPRRLPFLPAEPLDPLPSAYDPPSLPYPWRALATDGSHIDLNRHLPLRCYLINIGRVAITYGAEEPPLLESTPHLFADSADLHLYDIATRKTIVVEGALVTLYRSGLEVQALASLVQRCTPPYPTVGLVDGSLVLWAPEGGQWPEVVRQRFVRAVFLQGLETLRLQAGRFPLAVGGYISLPNSAEVINTLRLALCTSPPGECPSLVAPEREPTCPCAVARGFTDRDLFRRLLEPGQRSGLFRSLSVLVREEYGANQAIYFFYLHAGPEVVRVEMPAWCARQPMLVGLLHASLLEQVRRGDGYPLVLQEAHEQAVISSADREAFRLLVEESLAQRHLPVYTSEKQRSKRLRSL, from the coding sequence ATGAGCCTGGATTTGCCTGCCACCATGCGCCAACTGGAAGCCGTGGCCGAACGCCTGCGCCAGGGGTTAGCGGAGTATATGGCCCGTCTGGACGCCCTCGCCGCCTTTGCCCGCACGCTGCCCCTTGAGGCCCTCCGGCGGGCTGCGCAGGAGAGCCCCCGCCGTCTCCCGTTCCTGCCCGCCGAGCCGCTAGACCCTTTGCCATCGGCCTATGACCCGCCATCCCTTCCCTATCCCTGGCGTGCCTTGGCCACCGACGGCTCCCACATAGACCTCAACCGCCACCTTCCCCTTCGTTGCTATCTCATCAACATCGGGCGGGTGGCCATCACCTATGGTGCCGAAGAGCCTCCCCTGTTGGAATCCACCCCCCACCTGTTTGCCGACTCCGCAGACCTCCACCTCTACGACATCGCCACGCGCAAGACCATTGTGGTAGAGGGGGCACTGGTGACCCTCTACCGCTCTGGGTTGGAGGTGCAGGCCTTAGCGTCCCTGGTGCAGCGATGCACTCCACCCTACCCCACCGTGGGCTTGGTGGATGGCTCTCTGGTGCTGTGGGCACCAGAGGGGGGCCAATGGCCGGAGGTGGTGCGCCAGCGGTTTGTGCGCGCCGTGTTCCTGCAGGGGCTGGAGACTCTACGCCTCCAGGCGGGACGCTTCCCCCTGGCAGTGGGGGGCTATATCAGCCTCCCTAACAGCGCCGAGGTCATCAACACGCTGCGCTTGGCCTTGTGCACCTCGCCACCGGGGGAATGCCCCTCCCTGGTTGCACCGGAGAGGGAACCGACCTGTCCGTGTGCAGTGGCGCGGGGTTTTACCGACCGCGATTTATTCCGCCGATTGCTGGAGCCAGGCCAGCGCTCGGGCCTGTTCCGCTCCCTCTCCGTGCTGGTGCGTGAGGAGTATGGAGCCAACCAGGCTATCTATTTCTTTTACCTACACGCTGGCCCGGAAGTGGTGCGGGTGGAGATGCCCGCCTGGTGCGCCCGCCAGCCAATGCTCGTCGGCTTGCTTCACGCCTCCCTCCTGGAGCAGGTGCGCCGCGGAGACGGATATCCCCTCGTCCTTCAAGAGGCCCACGAGCAAGCGGTGATATCCTCGGCCGATAGGGAGGCCTTTCGCCTGCTGGTAGAGGAGAGTTTGGCCCAGCGCCATCTGCCTGTGTATACCTCCGAGAAACAGCGCTCCAAGCGCCTGCGCAGCCTGTAG
- the rpsE gene encoding 30S ribosomal protein S5, which yields MKAEDLPEANLQEKVIMIRRVAKVTAGGKHLRFNALVVVGDGRGHVGIGLGKADAVPDAVRKGQAIARRNMIRVPLVGSTIPHEVIAKFDASTVMLRPAVAGTGVVAGATVRAVVEAAGIRDILTKALGNTNPVNLAKATMDALASLQSPEEALAQREAVKTASAA from the coding sequence ATCAAGGCCGAAGACCTGCCGGAGGCGAACCTGCAGGAGAAGGTGATTATGATACGGCGAGTGGCCAAGGTCACGGCAGGGGGCAAACACCTGCGGTTCAACGCTTTGGTGGTGGTGGGAGACGGGCGGGGGCACGTGGGCATCGGCCTGGGGAAGGCCGACGCGGTCCCCGATGCCGTGCGCAAGGGCCAGGCTATCGCCCGACGGAACATGATTCGGGTGCCCTTGGTAGGCTCTACCATCCCTCACGAAGTCATCGCCAAGTTTGATGCCTCCACGGTGATGCTGCGCCCCGCTGTGGCGGGTACAGGGGTGGTGGCGGGGGCAACAGTGCGGGCGGTTGTGGAGGCGGCAGGCATCCGTGATATCCTCACCAAAGCCCTGGGCAACACCAATCCTGTCAACCTGGCCAAGGCCACTATGGATGCTCTGGCGTCCCTGCAAAGCCCCGAGGAGGCCCTGGCCCAAAGGGAGGCGGTGAAGACCGCCTCCGCTGCATAG
- a CDS encoding adenylate kinase — translation MRVIVLLGPPGAGKGTQASLLAQRLGLVHIATGDLLREHQRQGTPLGLQARSYMEKGLLVPDEVVIGMLLERLGRPDCQERGCVLDGFPRTLPQAQALDTALRPHGVERVVLVKVSEGELVRRLGGRWICKVCQRPYHLVSNPPKIAGRCDVDGGELFQREDDRPEAVRQRFQVYQEQTAPLVAYYRGQGKLVEVNGEGSLEAVHRAIVDALASPIGAPQRGGKSL, via the coding sequence ATGCGGGTGATTGTGCTGCTCGGGCCACCCGGGGCGGGGAAGGGCACCCAGGCCTCTCTCCTCGCCCAACGCCTGGGCCTGGTGCACATTGCCACGGGCGACCTTCTGCGGGAGCATCAGCGTCAGGGCACCCCTTTGGGCCTCCAAGCCCGCTCCTACATGGAGAAAGGCCTTCTGGTGCCCGACGAGGTGGTCATTGGCATGCTGTTGGAACGCCTGGGGCGGCCTGATTGCCAGGAGCGGGGGTGCGTGTTGGATGGGTTTCCCCGTACCCTCCCCCAGGCACAGGCCTTGGATACTGCCTTGCGCCCGCACGGGGTGGAGCGCGTGGTGCTGGTAAAGGTATCGGAGGGGGAGCTGGTGCGTCGCTTGGGGGGGCGCTGGATCTGTAAGGTGTGCCAACGCCCATACCACCTGGTGAGCAACCCGCCGAAGATTGCTGGCCGCTGTGATGTGGACGGTGGGGAACTGTTCCAACGGGAGGACGACCGTCCCGAGGCGGTGCGCCAGCGCTTCCAGGTCTACCAGGAGCAGACCGCCCCTCTGGTAGCCTACTACCGGGGACAAGGGAAACTGGTGGAGGTGAACGGGGAGGGGAGCCTGGAGGCCGTCCACCGCGCCATTGTGGATGCCCTGGCATCTCCCATCGGTGCCCCCCAACGCGGGGGGAAATCCCTTTAG
- the rplO gene encoding 50S ribosomal protein L15 has product MQLHNLRPQPGARRPRRRIGRGTGSGRGDLSGRGRGGQKARSGKGPRPGFEGGQTPLILRLPHKRGFHNPFPKTYQIVHLGDLDARFSSGEEVTVERMVQAGLVRHPDRPVKVLADGDLTKPLRVVAHRFSATARQKVLSAGGQVEELEASPTPEA; this is encoded by the coding sequence GTGCAGTTGCATAACCTCCGGCCCCAACCGGGGGCGCGGCGCCCCCGTCGGCGGATCGGGCGAGGCACAGGCAGTGGACGGGGCGACCTGTCTGGCCGTGGGCGGGGTGGACAGAAGGCCCGCTCCGGTAAAGGGCCACGCCCCGGCTTTGAGGGCGGACAGACACCCCTCATCCTGCGCCTTCCCCACAAGCGCGGTTTCCATAACCCCTTCCCCAAGACCTATCAGATTGTCCACCTGGGCGACCTGGATGCCCGTTTCTCCTCTGGGGAGGAGGTTACGGTGGAACGCATGGTTCAGGCGGGGCTGGTGCGCCACCCCGATAGGCCCGTCAAAGTGCTGGCCGATGGCGACCTGACTAAACCCCTGAGGGTGGTGGCACACCGCTTCTCGGCTACCGCTCGCCAGAAGGTGCTGTCTGCCGGGGGGCAGGTGGAGGAACTAGAGGCCTCTCCGACACCGGAGGCGTAG
- the rplF gene encoding 50S ribosomal protein L6 gives MSRVGRRPVPIPKGVQVTVEPGNRVTVKGPLGTLTHTFSPRLTIQVRDGAIVVERASDDGRDRALHGLTRAVLHNMVIGVTQGYQKALEITGVGYRAELRGSTLVLQVGMSYRPEVVPPPGVKLAVEGGNRIVVSGIDKQVVGQVAASIRAIRPADPYKGKGIRYAGEVISLKPGKKAAKK, from the coding sequence ATGTCCCGCGTCGGTCGCCGCCCGGTTCCTATCCCCAAGGGTGTCCAGGTCACTGTGGAACCCGGCAATCGGGTAACCGTGAAGGGGCCACTGGGCACCCTGACCCACACCTTCTCCCCTCGCCTAACAATTCAGGTGCGCGACGGGGCCATTGTGGTGGAGCGGGCCTCGGACGACGGGCGCGACCGTGCCCTGCACGGTCTGACCCGTGCCGTCCTGCACAATATGGTGATCGGGGTAACCCAGGGATATCAGAAGGCCCTGGAGATCACCGGTGTAGGCTATCGTGCCGAACTGCGCGGCTCCACTCTGGTGCTCCAGGTAGGGATGTCGTATCGCCCGGAGGTGGTGCCCCCGCCGGGGGTCAAACTAGCCGTGGAGGGGGGCAACCGCATCGTCGTCTCGGGCATAGACAAACAGGTGGTCGGGCAGGTGGCTGCCTCCATCCGCGCCATCCGCCCTGCTGACCCCTACAAGGGGAAGGGTATCCGCTATGCCGGCGAGGTTATCTCCCTGAAGCCGGGCAAGAAGGCTGCAAAGAAGTAG
- the rplR gene encoding 50S ribosomal protein L18, producing the protein MVRITTRTKWPIPIKWNTPRLRRIRRHLRIRKKVQGTPARPRLAVFRSNKHIYAQIIDDTRGHTLVSASDMDREVRSQGAGKRKTERAALVGRLLAQRATAAGIQKVVFDRGGFRYQGRVKALADAAREGGLQF; encoded by the coding sequence ATGGTAAGGATCACAACGCGCACCAAGTGGCCCATCCCCATCAAGTGGAACACCCCCCGTCTGCGGCGTATTCGCCGCCACTTACGCATTCGCAAAAAGGTGCAGGGCACCCCCGCACGCCCCCGTCTGGCGGTCTTCCGCAGTAATAAGCATATCTATGCCCAGATCATAGACGACACGCGAGGGCATACCCTCGTCAGCGCTTCGGACATGGATCGGGAGGTGCGCTCCCAGGGCGCCGGCAAGCGGAAGACGGAACGTGCCGCCTTGGTCGGGCGTCTGCTGGCCCAGCGGGCTACAGCTGCGGGCATACAGAAGGTGGTGTTCGACCGCGGGGGGTTCCGGTACCAAGGGCGGGTGAAAGCCCTGGCCGATGCTGCTCGGGAAGGAGGTCTGCAGTTCTGA
- the secY gene encoding preprotein translocase subunit SecY, whose product MATQVTRTGPQGPGLLQAVFDAFRIPDLRQRILFTFAMLVVFRFVAHVPVPGVDRAALEGLFRENQLLGMLDLFSGGALRNLSVAAMGVYPYITASIVLQLLVPVIPALRTLSKEGGELGRQRLNQITHWMTVPIALLQAYGQLLVLQQARVLEGFGLGPGADPLGTVAMVISMTAGTMFLVWLGELITERGIGNGISLIIFGGIVANIPQIVSQGFVERQNTGGLILLGIIGLAIVALIVLFTEAQRRIPVQYGRTVFRGGVIRRAAGASYIPMRVNSAGMIPLIFAFSILILPATVAQYFNTGGDSFGTRLAATIVRIFDSTHWFYWVMLFILVVLFTFFYTMVIYSQMNLAENLQKGGGFIPGIRPGKPTEEYLSKVIVRITWAGALFLGFVAVLPYLAALITDVRAVQLSSTALLIVVGVALDTMRQLEAQLLMRHYEGFIR is encoded by the coding sequence ATGGCGACGCAGGTAACCCGCACAGGGCCCCAGGGGCCAGGGCTTCTCCAAGCGGTCTTTGACGCCTTCCGCATCCCCGACCTGCGCCAGCGGATTCTGTTCACCTTCGCCATGCTGGTGGTGTTCCGCTTCGTGGCCCATGTCCCCGTGCCGGGGGTGGATAGGGCGGCCCTCGAGGGCCTCTTCCGTGAGAACCAACTGCTGGGGATGCTGGACCTGTTCAGTGGGGGAGCCTTGCGCAACCTGAGCGTGGCGGCCATGGGGGTCTACCCCTATATCACCGCCAGCATAGTCCTGCAACTGCTGGTGCCGGTTATCCCCGCCCTGCGCACCCTCTCCAAAGAGGGGGGCGAGTTGGGACGCCAACGCCTCAACCAGATTACCCACTGGATGACGGTGCCCATCGCCCTATTGCAGGCGTATGGACAACTGCTCGTGCTCCAACAGGCGCGCGTGCTGGAGGGGTTCGGCTTGGGCCCCGGGGCCGATCCCTTGGGCACCGTGGCTATGGTCATCTCCATGACGGCGGGCACCATGTTTCTCGTGTGGCTGGGGGAACTGATCACCGAGCGGGGCATCGGCAACGGGATTTCCCTTATCATCTTTGGGGGTATTGTGGCCAACATCCCCCAGATTGTGAGCCAGGGGTTTGTGGAGCGCCAGAACACGGGCGGTCTCATCCTGCTGGGCATCATCGGCCTGGCCATTGTGGCCCTCATCGTCTTGTTCACCGAGGCCCAGCGCCGTATCCCCGTCCAGTATGGGCGCACGGTGTTTCGGGGGGGTGTGATTCGGCGGGCAGCGGGGGCCTCCTACATCCCCATGCGGGTCAACAGCGCCGGGATGATTCCCCTCATCTTCGCCTTCTCCATCCTTATCCTGCCCGCCACAGTGGCCCAATATTTCAACACGGGGGGCGACTCCTTCGGCACGCGCCTGGCCGCCACCATCGTGCGCATCTTTGACTCGACCCACTGGTTCTATTGGGTGATGCTATTCATTCTGGTGGTGCTCTTTACTTTCTTCTACACTATGGTGATCTACTCCCAGATGAACCTGGCCGAGAACCTGCAAAAGGGCGGGGGGTTCATCCCCGGCATTCGTCCCGGCAAGCCCACCGAGGAGTACCTGAGCAAGGTGATCGTGCGCATCACCTGGGCGGGGGCCTTATTCCTAGGGTTTGTGGCCGTCCTGCCCTACCTGGCTGCCCTTATTACCGATGTGCGGGCGGTGCAACTTTCCAGCACGGCTCTCCTGATTGTGGTGGGCGTGGCCCTGGACACCATGCGTCAGTTGGAGGCCCAACTGTTAATGCGCCACTATGAGGGGTTTATCCGATGA
- the rplE gene encoding 50S ribosomal protein L5, with product MPRLLRLYREEVVPTLMREFGYRNPYEAPRITKVVLNIGLGEAVTNPKAVEFAVRDLSLIAGQKPVVTRAKKAIASFKVRRGQPVGVMCTLRGDRMYFFLEKLFFAALPRIRDFRGTPRHAFDGRGNYSLGVAEQIIFPEIEYGQIDRLRGLQVNICTTARTDREGARLLELLGMPFARERSGGGGSP from the coding sequence ATCCCGCGCCTCCTGCGTCTGTATCGGGAGGAGGTGGTGCCCACCCTCATGCGGGAGTTCGGGTACCGCAATCCGTATGAGGCTCCCCGCATCACAAAGGTGGTGCTGAACATCGGCCTGGGGGAGGCGGTTACTAACCCCAAGGCGGTGGAGTTCGCTGTGCGCGACCTCTCCCTCATTGCGGGGCAGAAGCCCGTGGTAACACGGGCCAAGAAGGCTATCGCCTCCTTCAAGGTGCGGCGGGGCCAACCGGTGGGGGTAATGTGCACTCTGCGGGGCGACCGCATGTACTTCTTCTTGGAGAAGTTGTTCTTCGCCGCTCTGCCCCGTATTCGCGATTTTCGGGGCACACCGCGTCACGCCTTTGACGGGCGGGGCAACTACTCCCTGGGAGTAGCAGAGCAGATTATCTTCCCCGAAATTGAATACGGCCAGATAGACCGCTTGCGGGGCCTGCAGGTGAACATCTGCACCACGGCTCGCACAGATCGGGAGGGGGCACGCCTCCTGGAGCTATTGGGGATGCCTTTCGCACGGGAACGCTCCGGGGGCGGGGGCTCTCCATAA
- the rpsH gene encoding 30S ribosomal protein S8: MLTDPIADMLTRIRNALLVRKEEVLVPSSRLKREIARVLKEEGFIRGYEEVQAGAGKALKIYLAYTPSKEPLIHGLRRVSKPGLRVYVGKGAIPRSRGRLGVAILTTSQGVLTGHEARRRGIGGEVLCIVW; encoded by the coding sequence ATGCTCACCGACCCCATCGCGGACATGCTCACGCGCATCCGTAACGCTTTGCTGGTGCGCAAGGAAGAGGTCCTCGTGCCCTCTTCCCGTTTGAAGAGGGAGATTGCGCGTGTGCTGAAAGAGGAGGGCTTCATTCGGGGGTATGAGGAGGTGCAGGCGGGGGCAGGTAAGGCCTTGAAGATCTACCTGGCCTACACGCCCAGTAAGGAGCCGCTGATTCACGGCTTGCGGCGGGTCAGCAAGCCTGGCCTGCGGGTCTATGTGGGTAAAGGCGCTATCCCCCGCTCCCGAGGCCGCCTGGGTGTGGCCATCCTCACCACATCCCAGGGCGTCCTGACCGGCCACGAGGCCCGCCGACGGGGCATCGGGGGCGAAGTGTTGTGCATTGTGTGGTAA
- the rplN gene encoding 50S ribosomal protein L14 codes for MIQRYTRLVVADNSGAKVIMCINIPGYGYRRYAQLGDIIIASVKEAIPNAPDAVKKGKVVRAVIVRQSQPYRRPDGTYVRFDDNAAVILGEGKNPLGSRVLGPVARELRDRDFTRILSLAPEVV; via the coding sequence GTGATTCAACGCTACACCCGCCTGGTGGTGGCCGATAACTCCGGCGCCAAAGTCATTATGTGCATCAACATCCCAGGCTACGGCTACCGCCGGTATGCTCAGCTCGGGGATATCATCATCGCCTCGGTGAAGGAGGCTATCCCCAACGCCCCGGACGCGGTGAAGAAGGGCAAGGTGGTGCGGGCAGTGATTGTCCGCCAGAGCCAGCCCTACCGGCGCCCCGATGGCACCTATGTGCGTTTTGACGACAACGCTGCCGTCATCCTCGGGGAAGGGAAGAACCCCCTGGGGAGCCGGGTGTTGGGCCCCGTCGCCCGGGAACTGCGCGACCGCGACTTCACCCGTATCCTCTCCCTGGCACCCGAGGTGGTATAG
- a CDS encoding molybdenum cofactor biosynthesis protein MoaE, producing MLLITYDPLNPEAITHLVRHPSNGGVVTFLGTTRNHTNGRRVVYLEYEAYIPMAQRKLAQVVEEARQRFGVPHVAVAHRLGRLEVGEISLVVAVGSPHRREAFAAIAYIVDRIKQDVPIWKKEVFEDGAVWVGSDQATTAPVSSEGA from the coding sequence GTGCTCCTAATCACCTACGACCCTTTGAATCCCGAGGCGATAACCCACCTGGTGCGCCACCCCAGCAACGGGGGCGTGGTAACCTTTTTGGGCACCACCCGTAACCACACCAATGGCCGACGCGTTGTGTATTTGGAGTACGAGGCGTACATCCCCATGGCCCAGCGGAAACTGGCGCAAGTGGTGGAGGAGGCCCGCCAGCGGTTCGGCGTGCCCCATGTTGCCGTGGCCCATCGCCTGGGCAGGCTGGAGGTGGGGGAAATCTCCCTGGTGGTGGCTGTGGGCTCCCCTCACCGTCGGGAGGCCTTCGCTGCCATCGCCTACATCGTAGACCGCATCAAGCAGGATGTGCCCATTTGGAAGAAAGAGGTCTTTGAGGATGGGGCGGTGTGGGTGGGCAGTGATCAAGCGACGACTGCACCTGTGTCCAGTGAGGGGGCATAA